A part of Colletotrichum higginsianum IMI 349063 chromosome 11, whole genome shotgun sequence genomic DNA contains:
- a CDS encoding Phosphorylase superfamily protein: MSSQNFTNSGSVVQHNNTGNGLQYCTVHGSTTFAIQDLEYPCRTTADHPVAKISIAIICALPLAYDAVSLLFDFWEDEWQYSRAYGDTNMYVMGRIGEYNVALALLPDMGTAATARAAAGVRLSFTRLKISFLVGACGGVPGTGPNEVLLGDVIIKLGKKHLQKKTGVYLKQLQNEAVRQSRRSNYQYPSVAEDKLFAPTYRHRHCAPHPCSICSEESDGFCEEAIGASCAELRCDDNQLVPRGRQETNQNQAPDDMRCPKIHIGRIASGVTAMKSGEHRDRVAAQLDVIAFETEGASAWDEVPCIVIKGVCDYADSHKNKKWQPYAAATAASVMRAVLEWYASSTGSTSTSVSINAYQ, from the exons ATGTCTTCACAAAACTTCACCAATTCTGGTTCTGTTGTGCAGCACAATAACACTGGCAACGGCTTGCAATACTGCACCGTCCATGGCAGTACAACCTTTGCAATTCAAGAT TTGGAATACCCATGTCGAACTACGGCCGACCATCCCGTCGCGAAGATTTCGATCGCCATTATCTGCGCCTTGCCACTCGCATACGACGCCGTGTCCCTCCTGTTCGACTTCTGGGAGGACGAATGGCAATACAGCCGCGCGTATGGGGATACCAACATGTATGTTATGGGCCGTATCGGGGAGTACAATGTCGCGCTGGCATTGCTTCCCGACATGGGCACtgcggcaacggcaagggcggcggccggcgtgCGATTGAGCTTTACTCGCCTGAAGATTTCCTTCCTTGTGGGGGCCTGTGGTGGTGTGCCGGGCACGGGACCCAACGAGGTGCTCCTAGGCGATGTGATCATCA AATTGGGAAAAAAGCATCTGCAGAAGAAGACTGGCGTATATCTGAAACAGCTACAGAATGAAGCGGTGCGCCAGAGTCGTCGATCCAACTATCAGTATCCTAGTGTGGCCGAAGACAAGTTATTCGCACCAACCTATCGGCATAGGCATTGCGCACCGCATCCGTGCAGCATCTGCAGCGAAGAATCAGATGGCTTCTGCGAGGAAGCGATTGGCGCGTCCTGTGCCGAACTCCGTTGCGACGATAATCAATTGGTGCCTAGAGGGCGCCAGGAGACGAACCAGAACCAAGCGCCAGACGACATGCGGTGTCCCAAAATTCACATCGGCCGCATCGCATCCGGAGTCACGGCGATGAAGTCGGGCGAACACCGCGACCGCGTTGCGGCTCAGCTTGATGTGATTGCCTTCGAGACGGAAGGCGCTAGCGCCTGGGATGAAGTGCCGTGCATCGTTATCAAAGGAGTTTGTGACTACGCCGACAGTCACAAGAATAAGAAATGGCAACCATatgcggcggcgacggcagcatcGGTGATGAGAGCCGTTTTGGAGTGGTACGCCTCATCGACAGGTTCAACGTCGACAAGCGTTTCCATTAATGCATATCAATAG
- a CDS encoding NUDIX domain-containing protein → MSVAKAHNMPSCKDKKMLRMGTMGILCRGTKVLIIRRRLKTPEIRENGPPDTWAFPGGALEKGETPEPAMKREYKEEAGVKVTIQPIGDEPVWGETDDYLVDDWRCFFFIVKQVDPNEEPNIMEPQKHVDLMWIDWNELWALISAQIMDETAGGAKEDASGKDNMRFFPSMINMVKKYPLRSDAACLEKRL, encoded by the exons ATGTCTGTCGCTAAAGCTCACAACATGCCGTCTTGCAAGGATAAAAAGATGCTCAGGATGGGCACCATGGGCATTCTTTGCAGAGGAACCAAGGTTCTGATTATCCGCCGCAGGCTGAAGACCCCGGAAATCAGAGAAAACGGTCCACCCG ATACCTGGGCCTTTCCGGGTGGTGCCTTGGAGAAGGGCGAGACCCCGGAGCCGGCAATGAAGCGTGAATATAAAGAGGAGGCAGGCGTGAAAGTGACCATCCAGCCCATCGGAGACGAGCCTGTGTGGGGAGAGACCGACGACTATCTGGTTGACGACTGGCGCTGTTTCTTCTTTATTGTCAAGCAAGTTGACCCTAATGAGGAACCTAAT ATTATGGAACCGCAGAAGCACGTTGACTTGATGTGGATCGACTGGAATGAGTTATGGGCCCTGATATCGGCCCAGATTATGGATGAAACGGCCGGTGGTGCCAAGGAAGATGCGTCCGGCAAGGACAACATGAGATTCTTCCCGTCGATGATAAACATGGTCAAGAAATACCCGCTTCGCTCTGATGCGGCTTGCTTAGAGAAGCGCCTGTAA